One Pyxicephalus adspersus chromosome 3, UCB_Pads_2.0, whole genome shotgun sequence genomic window carries:
- the EBI3 gene encoding interleukin-27 subunit beta isoform X2 gives MILVLGLGIILLLPFPSDLLESTVSDPITQQYEQLGTDVVLKCESSLVGIEWKHNGIWIHHNTKMHENGQQLTLMEVKKHQAGTYSCHDPENKKVLSVVELHLGFPPQQMNVQCWASQYPEKINCTWDIWPDTHLRTTFISTYRLGLAAPDPLNECVQFDINPYSCQIRDYKMFADLPYLVNVTAVNPLGSLTVLHHFFVENIIRPDPPVNISLYPVHPGSNVLLLQWSPPPSWPQLDYFPLSYLIRYKRTGAKQYRTVGPYERTSFLIMGNRPGSTVHAQVAARDFTGMGLHSDWSTVVIAKL, from the exons ATGATCTTGGTGCTTGGTCTTGGCATTATACTGCTTTTGCCCTTTCCATCTGATTTGTTGGAGAGcacag TGAGTGATCCCATCACACAGCAATATGAGCAGCTAGGAACGGATGTCGTCTTGAAGTGTGAATCCTCTTTGGTGGGCATTGAATGGAAGCATAATGGAATCTGGATACATCACAATACTAAGATGCATGAAAATGGACAACAGTTGACTCTGATGGAAGTGAAGAAGCACCAGGCTGGTACATACAGCTGTCACGACCCTGAAAACAAGAAGGTCTTATCTGTAGTGGAGCTACACCTTGGAT TTCCTCCACAGCAGATGAATGTCCAATGCTGGGCCTCACAGTATCCAGAAAAGATCAATTGTACCTGGGACATCTGGCCTGACACTCACCTACGCACTACCTTCATTTCTACCTACAG GTTGGGATTGGCAGCTCCGGACCCCCTGAACGAGTGTGTTCAGTTTGACATAAATCCATACAGCTGCCAGATTAGGGACTACAAGATGTTTGCAGATCTTCCTTATCTTGTAAATGTGACAGCTGTCAATCCACTGGGATCATTAACTGTGTTGCATCACTTTTTTGTGGAGAACATCA tacGTCCAGATCCACCTGTGAATATAAGCTTATACCCAGTACATCCGGGGAGCAATGTACTATTACTGCAATGGAGCCCACCTCCTTCTTGGCCACAATTAGACTATTTCCCTCTGTCGTATTTGATCCGCTACAAAAGAACTGGTGCCAAACAGTATAGAACG GTGGGGCCCTATGAGCGGACATCTTTTCTCATCATGGGAAACCGTCCTGGATCTACTGTACATGCACAAGTGGCAGCCAGGGATTTCACTGGCATGGGACTCCACAGTGACTGGAGCACAGTGGTAATTGCAAAACTATAG
- the EBI3 gene encoding interleukin-27 subunit beta isoform X1, translating into MKTKYSCLAMSSKLSLVKVLRYPCLVFFIVSDPITQQYEQLGTDVVLKCESSLVGIEWKHNGIWIHHNTKMHENGQQLTLMEVKKHQAGTYSCHDPENKKVLSVVELHLGFPPQQMNVQCWASQYPEKINCTWDIWPDTHLRTTFISTYRLGLAAPDPLNECVQFDINPYSCQIRDYKMFADLPYLVNVTAVNPLGSLTVLHHFFVENIIRPDPPVNISLYPVHPGSNVLLLQWSPPPSWPQLDYFPLSYLIRYKRTGAKQYRTVGPYERTSFLIMGNRPGSTVHAQVAARDFTGMGLHSDWSTVVIAKL; encoded by the exons ATGAAGACTAAATATTCCTGCTTGGCAATGAGTAGTAAATTGTCCTTGGTCAAGGTTCTTAGGTATCCATGCCTGGTTTTCTTTATAGTGAGTGATCCCATCACACAGCAATATGAGCAGCTAGGAACGGATGTCGTCTTGAAGTGTGAATCCTCTTTGGTGGGCATTGAATGGAAGCATAATGGAATCTGGATACATCACAATACTAAGATGCATGAAAATGGACAACAGTTGACTCTGATGGAAGTGAAGAAGCACCAGGCTGGTACATACAGCTGTCACGACCCTGAAAACAAGAAGGTCTTATCTGTAGTGGAGCTACACCTTGGAT TTCCTCCACAGCAGATGAATGTCCAATGCTGGGCCTCACAGTATCCAGAAAAGATCAATTGTACCTGGGACATCTGGCCTGACACTCACCTACGCACTACCTTCATTTCTACCTACAG GTTGGGATTGGCAGCTCCGGACCCCCTGAACGAGTGTGTTCAGTTTGACATAAATCCATACAGCTGCCAGATTAGGGACTACAAGATGTTTGCAGATCTTCCTTATCTTGTAAATGTGACAGCTGTCAATCCACTGGGATCATTAACTGTGTTGCATCACTTTTTTGTGGAGAACATCA tacGTCCAGATCCACCTGTGAATATAAGCTTATACCCAGTACATCCGGGGAGCAATGTACTATTACTGCAATGGAGCCCACCTCCTTCTTGGCCACAATTAGACTATTTCCCTCTGTCGTATTTGATCCGCTACAAAAGAACTGGTGCCAAACAGTATAGAACG GTGGGGCCCTATGAGCGGACATCTTTTCTCATCATGGGAAACCGTCCTGGATCTACTGTACATGCACAAGTGGCAGCCAGGGATTTCACTGGCATGGGACTCCACAGTGACTGGAGCACAGTGGTAATTGCAAAACTATAG